Part of the Chloroflexota bacterium genome is shown below.
GGGGGCTGGCACATGAACCGGCACCGCGTCGGAGAGATAGACTTCAGCCTAATCCCTTACTCCTTCCCCAAAAAGGAATGGGTATCCCCTTTGTCTTGGCAAAACTCGTTCGCCGTCAGCAGCAAAGCGTCCCTCCCTTCTCAGGGCAGGGATACAAAGGGGAGGTTACACCCATGAGCCTCCCCTTCCAAGGCCTCCGCATCATCGAGCTCGGCGCTGCCGTCGCCTCGCCCTACTGCGCCACCATGTGCGCCGACCTGGGGGCGGAAGTCATCAAGATCGAGTCCAAGCGCCGTCCCGATAACATGCGCCACGCCTCCACCACCGTGCCCACGCCTAACGGCCTGGATGGCGGCTTCCTCTACAACGCCATCAACCGCAACAAGCGCGGCATGAGCCTGGACCTGACCACTCGCGAAGGCAAGGCCCTCTTCCTTGACCTGGTGCACACCGCCGATGCCATTGTGGAAAATTACGCCGCCGGGACTATGGAGAGGCTCTTCAGCCTGGGCTACGAGCGCCTTCGCAAGGAGCGCCCCGACCTCATCATGGTCTCCCTCTCCGGCTATGGCGCCACAGGCCCCTACAAGGACCGCGTCGCCTACGGCATCGTCCTTGAAAGCCTCGCCGGCATGGTCCAGATGGAAGGCTATAAGGGCGGCCGGCCTTATGAGACGCCCATCACCTATAACGACTACATCTCCGCCCTTCACGGCTTCCAGCTCCTGTGCGCCGCCCTCCTGCGGCGGGACAAGACAGGCAAAGGCATCGCCATTGACTTCTCGGAGTTCGAAGAGACCCTCTTCCTTGTTCCCGAAGGCCTTTTCGATTGGCTCGTGAACCGCCGGGAACGCACCCGGGACGGCAACCATAGCGACTTCATCCCCATCCACGGCGTCTATCGCTGCAAAGGGAACGATGCCTGGGTTGCCATCGCCGTAGCCACCGAGCCCCAGTGGCGCGCCTTCTGCAACGCCATCGGCAGAGGCGATTGGCTCGCCGATGGCAAGCTCGCCACCCGCGAGGGGCGGATAGCTCAGCGCGAGATGCTGGAGGCGGGCGTCACCGCCTGGACGTCACAGCGTACCGCCGCAGAGGCGACGCAGCTGTTGCAGGGCGCAGGCGTTCCCGCAGGTCCCACCTACCAGGTTGACGAGGCTCTGGCCGACCCGCACGTCGTGGAGCGTGAGGTTATCGCCAAGGACACGATGCACCCCTACACCAAGGGGAAGCGCGTCCCGCTCACGCCCCTGCGCCTTGACGGCCTGCCGCGCGCCATGCGCCGGCCTGCCCCCACATGGGGCAAGGATAATGAGTACGTCTGCAATGAGCTGCTGGGAAAGACGGTGGCCGAAATGGAGCGATTGAAGGCGGCAAACGCCTTCAATTGACGCAGTCACTTCTCTCGCTCTGGGTCAGTCTCCCAGCGCCGCCTGCCGCTACTTCACCGCTAGGTTGTCCACCTCGGCATGCGTGATGAGCGGCGTCAGCTTCCCGAACCACGCCCCGAACTCCGCTCCGGCCTTCGGGTCCTTCATCGCCTTCTCCATATCGGCGTCCAGCTGGCCCAGGCTCGAAACTTCCCACTCCCAGATGATGCGGTCCGTCCTGCCCGAATTGTAGTCGCTCAGGATCCGCGCCTTGTACTTCATGCCGAACTTTATGAAGAGCTTCTCCCCCTGCTTCAAGAGGGCGATGATCTTGTCGCCCTCTCCGGGCTTCCCAAAGAACGTCCTGCGGTGCACGATAGCCATGCCATTGCCTACTTCGACTTGCCTAGGCGGCGGATTCTACCTCAGCCTACCCGGGGATTGCCAGCACTCGGCGCGCATTCCCCCCCATCAGCCGCGCGATGGTCGCCGCAGGCGCACCACCCTTCTTCAGGTCGGCTACCGCCTCTTTCGCCGTGCCTGTCTCCTGATTCGGGTAGCGCGACCCCCATGCCGCGATGGGCTTGAAGAGTCCGTGCATGCGGCGCACGCTTCCGTCGCAGGAATCGAACGTGACGGCGTTGGTGTGCCCCATGTAGACATGCTCAGGCTCAAGGCTCACCGGGTCTGCCTGCTGGGAGAGCCATAGGTACGTCTCGATCTTCTCCAGCGTTACCGGCAGCCACGCGCACCCTGAATGGGCGAACATCGTCTTCAGCTTGGGATACTTCTCCATCATCCCGTCCGCCATCATCGCCACCAGGCTCACGCCGCTATCCATCGTGTTCGCCACCAGGTCGGCCACGGGATGGCCGATCTTCATATTGGCGGAGACACGCTCCACAAAGGGAGCGTTCGTCTCCCACTCCACAGCCGCAGGCCCGCTGGAGGGATGGATGCACAGCGTCAAGCCAAGGCGCTCCATCTCGCCCCAGAGCGGCCTGAAGTACGGCTGGTGGAAGAATCGCCCGTTCCGATTGATAGGCCGCACCAGTGCCGCCTTGAAGCCCTCCTGTGCCACGCGCTGCGCCTCGGCGATGGCTAGCTCCACGTCCTGCCACGGCAGAACGGCCACGGGAAAGAGCCGCCGGGGCGCGGCCCTGCAAAAATCGGCCAGCCACCGGTTGTAGGCGCGTGCCAGGGCGGCGGCAGCCTGCGCATCGTCTACGATCGGGAAATATTCGAGGAAATACGTGGGGTAAAGTAGGGCCTGCCGCACGCCCATCGCATCCATGTCTTTCAGGCGCGCCTTGGCGTTGGAGGCCCCTGGGTTCGGCGCGTGCCGCTTCCGCAGGTCCATCCCGCCGATCCTCTTCGGCGTCATCCCCGGCTTCCAGATGGCGTGCCTGGGCAGGTTCGGCGTCGGCAGCTCCTTCGCCGCCTTGCCGTTTACCACAAAGGTCACGCCCCCCTTGCGATGCTCGCGCCAAAAGGCCTTCCGCGCCGCAGGGCGGTGCTTCGCCTCCAGATACGTCGTCCAGACGTCGTCCGGCTCCAAGACGTGGCTATCCGCGTCTAA
Proteins encoded:
- a CDS encoding CoA transferase, which codes for MGIPFVLAKLVRRQQQSVPPFSGQGYKGEVTPMSLPFQGLRIIELGAAVASPYCATMCADLGAEVIKIESKRRPDNMRHASTTVPTPNGLDGGFLYNAINRNKRGMSLDLTTREGKALFLDLVHTADAIVENYAAGTMERLFSLGYERLRKERPDLIMVSLSGYGATGPYKDRVAYGIVLESLAGMVQMEGYKGGRPYETPITYNDYISALHGFQLLCAALLRRDKTGKGIAIDFSEFEETLFLVPEGLFDWLVNRRERTRDGNHSDFIPIHGVYRCKGNDAWVAIAVATEPQWRAFCNAIGRGDWLADGKLATREGRIAQREMLEAGVTAWTSQRTAAEATQLLQGAGVPAGPTYQVDEALADPHVVEREVIAKDTMHPYTKGKRVPLTPLRLDGLPRAMRRPAPTWGKDNEYVCNELLGKTVAEMERLKAANAFN